One genomic segment of Scomber japonicus isolate fScoJap1 chromosome 23, fScoJap1.pri, whole genome shotgun sequence includes these proteins:
- the LOC128353497 gene encoding toll-like receptor 1, translated as MTREHGQTSIPQISPLTAGTGRQMSTVHEDRQEDSFDAGATQERDMAPLHGGFKGFHRGKSIKRGRVMHFGQFNSDTWNPEQELQLSSTLLWMFRTVHVQPDPEKVPDEGPVTSNSTIAALLIWSIAVISILTPDCMAVKVYDEGFELCVSSRHRMKDLSHQNLTDVPFNLPNNTEYLDISYNSIQRLNKASFSRLIQLCFLKITHCGLQEISPHIFNNTPALKVLNISHNELSIIPDISLKKLKIFDLANNLYKSYQLPVSFQNLQNLDVLSLGSRTALSVNFNDFDPLRNISLQHLSLGAGIHWQKYDSGALGKIESLQKLSLFASFCGCFSMFENLLGDLNVTGTTALRFISIFPDDCNVKEDPFKNLRTMPYIKNLTIENTWINSSFMEKFLKNVWLSSLHDLSFVNITYNEDTPEGFQFRTINHTINLHSITFDSVKHFQYRYPTINMSVEAISDLTYLKFSGTGMNILPCQLISALPSLETLDLSDNLLTDSGFWWYTCSYTSVFPKLKRLSLSKNRFQRLSFISEKTHQMKTLESLDLSFNSISLDGSCSWPAQLIELSLGNNNLGNSVFKYLSSNFERIDLSKTGITAITQEDLSRFPRLTHLQLSSNGIKVIPEFLNLALNSLYVDQNAITSLSREVLEGLPRLRTLKAGNNPFVCSCDSYWFLTALNKSLLQDWPLDYTCSTPPSVAGVPLSEYKTSELSCEMWLQVAVVLPVLIAISAAIGLLFYKYDGVWYTKMLWVWIRMKKRGKKRSNLLQNVSFSYHAFISYSHQDSGWVDSQLVSSLEGAGFSLCVHERDFVPGDWIIDNIINCVESSYKTLFVLSNNFVQSEWCNYELFFAQHRAISVQQDSLVFILLEPIPTDSLPKKFLRLRTLLRQQTYLEWPKDERKQQVFWASLKSMLHMADKSIVLKDVAVAISDTAPLVTQF; from the exons ATGACACGTGAGCATGGCCAGACCAGCATCCCTCAAATTTCTCCTCTGACTGCAGGCACTGGGAGACAGATGTCCACCGTGcatgaggacagacaggaggattCCTTTGATGCTGGAGCAACACAGGAAAGAGATATGGCTCCATTGCATGGAGGTTTTAAAGGGTTCCACAGAGGAAAAAGCATCAAAAGAGGGCGTGTGATGCATTTTGGCCAGTTTAACTCGGACACG TGGAATCCAGAGCAGGAGCTGCAGCTCTCCTCTACACTGCTCTGGATGTTTAGGACTGTACACGTGCAACCAGACCCTGAGAAAGTGCCAGATGAAGGGCCTGTCACATCAAACAG CACAATTGCAGCCTTGCTGATTTGGTCTATTGCCGTCATCTCCATACTGACACCTGACTGCATGGCTGTGAAGGTATATGATGAGGGATTTGAGCTGTGTGTCTCATCGAGGCATAGAATGAAAGACCTTTCCCATCAAAATCTAACAGATGTGCCCTTCAATCTTCCAAACAACACGGAGTATTTAGATATTTCTTACAACTCCATCCAAAGACTGAACAAAGCTTCATTTTCCAGACTGATTCAGCTCTGTTTCCTGAAGATAACTCACTGTGGCCTGCAGGAAATTTCTCCCCACATATTTAATAACACACCGGCACTCAAAGTTCTCAATATATCTCACAATGAACTGTCTATCATCCCTGACATTTCattgaaaaaactgaaaatctttgATTTGGCCAACAACCTCTACAAGAGCTATCAATTACCAGTGTCATTTCAGAACCTACAAAATCTGGATGTCCTTTCATTAGGAAGTAGAACTGCTCTGTCAGTCAACTTTAATGACTTTGACCCCCTGAGGAACATTTCTTTGCAACATCTGTCTTTAGGAGCAGGGATTCACTGGCAAAAATACGATTCTGGTGCACTTGGAAAAATTGAGTCTCTCCAGAAATTGTCCCTCTTTGCATCTTTTTGTGGATGTTTCAGTATGTTCGAGAACCTCCTTGGGGACTTGAATGTAACAGGAACAACAGCGCTGAGATTCATCAGCATATTTCCCGATGACTGCAATGTAAAGGAGGACCCTTTTAAGAACCTGAGAACAATGCCATATATAAAGAATCTCACCATAGAGAACACATGGATAAACAGCTCATTTATGGAGaaatttctaaaaaatgtgtggCTTTCATCCCTTCATGACCTCTCATTTGTCAATATCACTTATAATGAAGATACACCTGAAGGGTTTCAGTTTCGCACCATTAATCATACAATCAATCTTCACTCAATTACTTTTGATTCCGTGAAACATTTTCAATACAGGTACCCCACAATTAACATGAGCGTTGAGGCTATCTCAGATCTCACCTACCTAAAGTTCTCTGGGACCGGAATGAACATTTTACCTTGTCAACTCATATCAGCCTTGCCATCACTGGAGACCCTGGATCTGTCAGATAACCTCTTGACGGATTCGGGTTTCTGGTGGTACACATGTTCGTATACCTCCGTCTTCCCCAAACTGAAGCGGCTGTCTTTAAGTAAGAACCGCTTCCAGAGATTATCTTTTATCTCAGAAAAGACACATCAGATGAAGACGCTGGAGTCTCTCGACCTCAGCTTCAACTCCATCTCCTTGGACGGGTCCTGCTCTTGGCCTGCTCAGCTGATCGAGCTCAGCCTGGGGAATAACAACCTGGGcaacagtgtttttaaatacCTGTCGTCAAATTTTGAGAGGATAGACTTGTCAAAGACAGGAATAACAGCCATAACGCAAGAAGATCTGTCTCGGTTTCCCAGGCTGACACACCTTCAACTCAGCTCCAATGGCATTAAGGTTATCCCTGAGTTTCTCAACCTGGCTCTGAACAGTCTCTATGTAGACCAGAACGCTATCACATCTTTGTCCAGGGAGGTTTTGGAAGGACTTCCTAGGCTTCGTACCCTCAAGGCGGGAAACAATCCATTTGTCTGCTCATGCGACTCATACTGGTTCCTCACTGCTCTCAACAAGTCTTTGCTCCAGGACTGGCCCTTGGATTATACATGCAGTACCCCGCCATCAGTTGCAGGTGTGCCACTGTCAGAGTACAAAACCAGTGAGCTCTCATGTGAGATGTGGCTCCAAGTTGCAGTTGTTTTGCCTGTGCTAATAGCCATTTCTGCAGCCATAGGTCTGCTTTTCTATAAATATGACGGAGTGTGGTACACAAAGATGTTATGGGTGTGGATTAGGATGAAGAAGAGAGGTAAGAAACGGTCCAACCTGTTGCAGAATGTATCGTTTTCTTATCATGCATTCATCTCCTACAGTCACCAGGACTCTGGCTGGGTGGACAGCCAGCTGGTGTCCTCTTTGGAAGGAGCTGGGTTTTCACTCTGTGTTCATGAGCGTGACTTTGTTCCTGGTGACTGGATCATAGACAACATTATCAACTGCGTGGAGTCTAGCTACAAGACGCTGTTTGTCCTCTCCAATAATTTTGTCCAGAGTGAATGGTGTAACTATGAGCTCTTCTTTGCTCAGCATAGAGCCATCAGTGTCCAGCAGGACTCTTTAGTTTTCATCTTATTAGAACCCATTCCAACTGACAGTCTGCCCAAGAAATTCTTAAGACTTAGAACTTTGCTGAGGCAACAGACGTACCTTGAGTGGCCGAAGGATGAACGAAAGCAACAGGTTTTCTGGGCAAGTCTTAAATCAATGCTGCACATGGCTGACAAGTCTATAGTTCTGAAGGATGTGGCTGTGGCAATTTCAGATACAGCACCTCTAGTTACACAGTTTTAG